A stretch of the Medicago truncatula cultivar Jemalong A17 chromosome 5, MtrunA17r5.0-ANR, whole genome shotgun sequence genome encodes the following:
- the LOC11415807 gene encoding probable LRR receptor-like serine/threonine-protein kinase At3g47570 yields MRTFMSIFFLCFASQILLHYFLSSAITVAFALSSQTDKLALLALKEKLTNGVSDSLPSWNESLHFCEWQGITCGRRHMRVISLHLENQILGGTLGPSLGNLTFLRKLYLSNVDLHGEIPKQVGRLKRLQILHLTNNSKLQGEIPMELTNCSNIKVINLGFNQLIGRIPTRFGSMMQLIRLKLRGNNLVGTIPSSLGNVSSLQNISLTQNHLEGSIPDSLGKLSSLNLLYLGGNNLSGEIPHSLYNLSNMKSFDLGVNNLFGSLPSNMNLVFPNLVEFLVGVNQMTGNFPPSVFNLTELRWFDLGDNFFNGPILLTLGRLIKLEFFQIAKNNFGSGKAHDLDFLFPLTNCTELTELVLHENRFGGELPHFTGNFSTHLSWLDMGMNQIYGAIPKGIGQLTGLTYLDIGNNFLEGTIPNSIGKLNNLVKLFLGENKLYGNIPNSIGNLTMLSELYLNRNKFQGSIPFTLRYCTNLQSLNISDNKLSGHIPNQTISYLENLVDLDLSINSLTGPLPLGFGNLKHISSLYLNENKLSGEIPNDLGACFTLTKLVLKNNFFHGGIPSFLGSLRSLEILDISNNSFSSTIPFELENLTLLNTLNLSFNNLYGDVPVEGVFSNVSAISLTGNKNLCGGILQLKLPPCSKLPAKKHKRSLKKKLILVSVIGVVLISFIVFIIFHFLPRKTKMLPSSPSLQKGNLMITYRELHEATDGFSSSNLVGTGSFGSVYKGSLLNFEKPIVVKVLNLKTRGAAKSFKAECEALGKMKHRNLVKILTCCSSIDYKGEEFKAIVFEFMPKGSLEKLLHDNEGSGNHNLSLRHRVDIALDVAHALDYLHNGTEKSIVHCDIKPSNVLLDDDTVAHLGDFGLARLILGTRDHSSKDQVNSSTIKGTIGYVPPEYGAGVPVSPQGDVYSFGILLLEMLTGKRPTDSMFCENLSLHKFCKMKIPVEILEIVDSHLLMPFLKDQTLMMECLVMFAKIGVACSEEFPTHRMLIKNVTVKLLEIKQKLLC; encoded by the exons ATGAGGACTTTTATGTCgatattttttctttgctttgCTAGCCAAATTTTGTTGCATTATTTCCTGTCATCAGCAATTACTGTTGCTTTTGCTTTGAGTTCACAGACTGATAAACTTGCTTTGCTTGCTTTGAAAGAAAAGCTTACAAATGGTGTGTCTGATTCTCTGCCATCATGGAATGAGTCTCTACATTTCTGTGAATGGCAAGGGATTACATGTGGTCGTCGTCACATGAGAGTCATTTCTTTGCATTTGGAGAATCAAATATTGGGTGGTACTCTCGGACCATCATTGGGAAATCTAACATTTCTTAGAAAACTCTACCTTTCAAACGTCGACTTGCATGGTGAAATTCCAAAACAAGTTGGTCGTTTGAAGCGGCTGCAAATTCTTCacttaaccaacaacagcaaacTTCAAGGAGAGATTCCTATGGAGCTCACTAATTGCTCAAATATCAAAGTAATTAATCTGGGCTTCAATCAACTCATTGGAAGAATTCCGACAAGGTTTGGGTCAATGATGCAACTCATTCGATTGAAACTCCGTGGCAATAATCTAGTTGGTACTATCCCATCCTCCCTAGGAAATGTTTCATCACTCCAAAATATATCACTTACACAAAATCACCTGGAAGGAAGCATACCTGATTCTTTGGGTAAGTTGTCAAGTTTGAATTTATTGTATCTAGGTGGAAATAATTTGTCAGGTGAAATTCCTCATTCACTTTACAACCTATCAAATATGAAATCTTTTGATCTTGGGGTAAACAACTTATTCGGTAGTCTTCCATCAAATATGAATCTTGTTTTTCCCAATCTTGTAGAATTCTTGGTAGGAGTGAATCAAATGACCGGGAATTTTCCGCCTTCAGTATTCAACCTCACTGAATTGCGATGGTTTGATTTaggagataatttttttaacgggCCAATACTTCTTACTTTGGGTAGATTAattaaacttgaattttttcaaATCGCCAAAAATAATTTTGGGAGTGGAAAGGCTCATGATTTGGACTTTCTTTTCCCGCTAACCAACTGCACTGAATTGACAGAGCTTGTTCTTCATGAAAATAGATTTGGTGGGGAATTGCCACATTTTACAGGAAACTTTTCAACCCATCTTAGTTGGCTTGATATGGGGATGAATCAAATATATGGAGCCATACCTAAAGGAATTGGACAACTTACCGGTTTAACATACTTAGACATAGGAAACAATTTCCTTGAGGGAACAATACCAAATTCAATTGGAAAGTTAAATAATCTAGTGAAATTGTTCTTGGGAGAAAACAAATTATATGGTAATATTCCTAATAGTATTGGCAATCTTACTATGTTGTCTGAACTATATTTGAATAGAAATAAATTTCAAGGAAGCATTCCATTTACCCTGAGATATTGTACCAACTTGCAGTCATTAAACATTTCTGATAACAAATTGAGTGGTCATATACCCAACCAAACAATTAGCTATCTAGAAAATTTAGTAGACCTTGACTTGTCTATAAACTCCCTGACTGGCCCCCTTCCTTTAGGGTTTGGTAACTTGAAGCATATTTCTAGTTTGTATCTAAATGAAAACAAGTTGTCTGGTGAAATCCCAAATGACCTAGGTGCTTGTTTTACATTAACAAAGCTTGTGTTGAAGAACAACTTTTTCCATGGAGGTATACCTTCATTCTTGGGTTCTTTAAGATCTTTAGAAATATTAGACATTTCTAATAACAGTTTCTCAAGTACAATACCCTTTGAACTAGAAAATCTCACACTTTTAAATACTTTGAACCTGTCTTTTAACAATCTCTATGGTGATGTTCCCGTAGAAGGTGTCTTTAGCAATGTTTCGGCAATTTCATTAACCGGAAACAAAAACCTTTGTGGAGGAATACTTCAATTGAAACTTCCTCCATGTTCAAAGTTACCCgccaaaaaacacaaaagatcACTCAAAAAGAAACTTATCCTTGTCAGTGTAATCGGCGTGGTTTTGATCTCTTTCatagtttttataattttccattttcttccAAGAAAGACCAAAATGTTACCTTCTTCACCATCTTTGCAAAAAGGGAATTTGATGATTACTTATAGAGAGCTACATGAAGCAACCGATGGCTTTTCTTCATCCAATTTGGTTGGAACAGGAAGTTTTGGTTCTGTTTACAAAGGATCTCTTCTCAACTTTGAAAAACCCATTGTTGTAAAGGTGTTGAATCTTAAAACACGTGGAGCAGCAAAGAGTTTCAAAGCAGAATGTGAAGCTCTAGGAAAGATGAAGCACCGAAATCTTGTCAAGATCCTAACTTGTTGTTCAAGCATTGATTATAAGGGTGAAGAGTTCAAGGCTATTGTTTTTGAGTTCATGCCTAAGGGAAGTCTAGAAAAGCTTCTGCATGATAACGAAGGGTCTGGAAATCATAATCTCAGCCTCAGACACAGAGTTGACATTGCTCTTGATGTAGCTCATGCACTCGATTATCTTCACAATGGTACAGAGAAATCCATAGTTCACTGTGATATTAAGCCGAGCAACGTTCTTCTGGACGATGACACTGTAGCCCACTTGGGAGACTTTGGCTTAGCTAGGCTCATTCTTGGAACCAGAGACCATTCAAGTAAAGATCAAGTTAATTCTTCCACAATTAAGGGAACTATAGGATATGTTCCTCCTG AATATGGAGCAGGTGTTCCAGTATCTCCACAGGGAGATGTTTACAGCTTTGGGATTCTACTGTTAGAGATGCTCACTGGAAAGAGACCAACAGATAGCATGTTTTGCGAGAATCTTAGCCTTCACAAATTCTGTAAGATGAAAATTCCCGTAGAAATTCTTGAGATAGTGGATTCACATTTGCTTATGCCATTTCTTAAAGATCAGACACTAATGATGGAGTGTCTAGTGATGTTTGCTAAAATAGGAGTTGCATGTTCCGAAGAATTCCCTACTCATCGAATGTTGATAAAAAATGTTACAGTGAAGTTGCTGGAAATTAAGCAGAAGTTGCTCTGCTAG